A single window of Streptomyces griseoviridis DNA harbors:
- a CDS encoding class I SAM-dependent methyltransferase, which translates to MIQEPEASEPEAVRRGADGAESSRANRGWWDRNADDYQVEHGTFLGDDRFVWGPEGLDEVEAELLGPPERLAGRDVLELGAGAAQCSRWLTAQGARPVALDISHRQLQHALRIGGSFPLVCADACALPFADGSFDLACSAYGALPFVAEPVTVLREVRRVLRPGGRLVFSVTHPIRWAFPDEPGPEGLTVSASYFDRTPYVEQDDTGRAVYVEHHRTLGDRVRDVVAGGFRLVDLVEPEWPAWNTSEWGGWSPLRGNLLPGTAVFVCERD; encoded by the coding sequence ATCATCCAAGAGCCCGAAGCGTCCGAGCCCGAGGCCGTCCGACGGGGCGCGGACGGCGCCGAGAGTTCCCGTGCCAACCGGGGCTGGTGGGACCGGAACGCGGACGATTACCAGGTCGAACACGGCACGTTCCTCGGCGACGACCGCTTCGTGTGGGGTCCCGAGGGGCTCGACGAGGTGGAGGCCGAGCTGCTCGGCCCGCCGGAGCGGCTGGCGGGCCGCGACGTCCTGGAACTCGGCGCCGGCGCCGCCCAGTGCTCGCGCTGGCTGACCGCGCAGGGGGCCCGCCCGGTCGCCCTGGACATCTCGCACCGCCAGCTCCAGCACGCGCTGCGGATCGGCGGCTCGTTCCCGCTCGTCTGCGCGGACGCCTGCGCGCTGCCGTTCGCGGACGGCTCGTTCGACCTGGCGTGCTCCGCGTACGGGGCGCTGCCGTTCGTCGCCGAACCGGTCACCGTGCTGCGGGAGGTGCGCCGGGTGCTGCGGCCGGGCGGCAGGCTGGTCTTCTCGGTGACCCACCCGATCCGCTGGGCGTTCCCCGACGAGCCGGGCCCCGAGGGGCTCACGGTGTCGGCCTCCTACTTCGACCGCACGCCCTACGTCGAGCAGGACGACACCGGCCGCGCCGTGTACGTCGAGCACCACCGCACCCTGGGCGACCGGGTGCGGGACGTGGTGGCGGGCGGTTTCCGGCTGGTCGACCTGGTCGAGCCCGAGTGGCCGGCCTGGAACACCTCGGAGTGGGGCGGCTGGTCCCCGCTGCGCGGCAACCTGCTGCCCGGGACGGCCGTCTTCGTCTGCGAACGGGACTGA
- the hrpB gene encoding ATP-dependent helicase HrpB, with amino-acid sequence MPRTGDLDRLPVGSALPALREALDGHGAAVLCAPPGTGKTTLVPLVLAGLVGDGPHRRVVVAEPRRIAARAAARRMAWLLGEQAGDRVGYTVRGERVVGRRTRVEVVTTGVLLQRLQRDQELTGVDVVVLDECHERHLDADTVAAFLWDVRETLRPELRLLAASATTDAAGWARVLGGAPVIEAAGTAHPVDVVWAPPARPVRPPHGMRVDPALLAHVASVVRRALAERDGDVLCFLPGVGEIARVAGQLGDLTPFGGGDGVEVLQVHGRAPAAVQDAVLAPGGRRRVVLATSVAESSLTVPGVRVVVDSGLAREPRVDHARGLSALTTVRASQASGRQRAGRAGREAPGAVYRCWTAAEDTRLPPYPAPEIKVADLTAFALQTACWGDPDASGLALLDPPPAGAMAAARAVLTAVGAVDPTGRATERGARLARLGVHPRLGRALLDTEGAGAEVVALLSEEAPRSYGDDLAAALRAARRGDDGYAARWRTEVRRLRSLAADPALPAPRAETAGAGRSDDRMAGLVCALAFPERVARADGGSCLMASGTRAELADGSALRGAPWIAVAVADRPVGTGHARVRLGAALDEETARTAAAPLYAEEREVRWRGGDVVARRVRRLGAIELSVRPLTDPDPALVRAALLDGLRGEGLGLLRWTPDGLALRRRLAFLRLHLGEPWPDVADDALHARVDDWLEPELSRARRRGDLGAIDAGRALVRLLPWASGQAARLDELAPERITVPSGSGIRVDYGNPEQPVLAVKVQEMFGLQESPRVAGVPLLVHLLSPAGRPAAVTADLASFWRDGYRGVRAELRGRYPKHPWPEDPATAEPTRHTNARLRR; translated from the coding sequence GTGCCGCGCACCGGCGACCTCGACCGGCTCCCGGTCGGCTCCGCGCTGCCCGCCCTGCGGGAGGCCCTCGATGGGCACGGCGCGGCGGTGCTGTGCGCGCCGCCCGGCACCGGCAAGACGACGCTGGTGCCGCTGGTCCTGGCCGGGCTGGTCGGCGACGGGCCGCACCGCCGGGTCGTGGTCGCCGAGCCGCGCCGGATCGCGGCCCGCGCGGCGGCCAGGCGGATGGCGTGGCTGCTGGGCGAGCAGGCCGGTGACCGCGTCGGGTACACGGTGCGCGGCGAGCGGGTGGTGGGCCGCCGCACGCGCGTGGAGGTCGTCACGACCGGCGTCCTCCTCCAGCGGCTCCAGCGGGACCAGGAGCTGACCGGCGTCGACGTGGTGGTCCTCGACGAGTGCCACGAACGGCATCTGGACGCCGACACCGTGGCCGCCTTCCTCTGGGACGTGCGCGAGACGCTCCGCCCCGAGCTGCGGCTGCTGGCCGCGTCGGCGACGACGGACGCGGCGGGCTGGGCGCGGGTGCTCGGCGGCGCGCCGGTGATCGAGGCGGCCGGGACCGCCCATCCCGTGGACGTCGTCTGGGCGCCACCGGCCCGCCCGGTCCGGCCGCCGCACGGCATGCGGGTCGACCCCGCGCTGCTCGCGCACGTGGCGTCGGTGGTGCGCAGGGCCCTGGCCGAGCGGGACGGCGACGTGCTGTGCTTCCTGCCCGGCGTGGGTGAGATCGCGCGCGTGGCGGGGCAGTTGGGCGACCTCACGCCCTTCGGCGGCGGCGACGGCGTCGAGGTGCTCCAGGTGCACGGGCGGGCGCCCGCGGCCGTGCAGGACGCGGTGCTCGCGCCGGGCGGGCGGCGCCGGGTGGTCCTGGCGACGTCGGTGGCGGAGTCGTCGCTGACGGTCCCGGGGGTGCGGGTCGTCGTCGACTCGGGTCTGGCGCGGGAGCCGCGGGTCGACCACGCGCGGGGGCTGAGCGCGCTGACCACGGTCCGCGCCTCCCAGGCGTCCGGACGGCAGCGGGCGGGCCGGGCCGGGCGGGAGGCGCCGGGAGCGGTCTACCGCTGCTGGACGGCGGCCGAGGACACCCGCCTCCCGCCGTACCCGGCGCCGGAGATCAAGGTGGCCGACCTCACCGCGTTCGCCCTCCAGACGGCCTGCTGGGGCGATCCCGACGCGTCTGGCCTCGCGCTGCTCGACCCGCCGCCGGCCGGCGCGATGGCGGCGGCCAGGGCCGTCCTGACGGCGGTCGGCGCGGTCGACCCCACCGGACGGGCCACCGAGCGCGGTGCCCGCCTCGCCCGGCTCGGCGTCCACCCGCGCCTGGGCCGGGCGCTCCTCGACACCGAGGGCGCGGGGGCCGAGGTGGTGGCCCTGCTGAGCGAGGAGGCGCCCCGCTCGTACGGCGACGACCTGGCCGCCGCGCTGCGCGCCGCCCGGCGCGGCGACGACGGCTACGCGGCCCGCTGGCGCACCGAGGTGCGCAGGCTGCGCTCCCTGGCGGCCGACCCCGCCCTGCCCGCGCCCCGCGCCGAGACGGCCGGGGCCGGCAGGTCCGACGACCGGATGGCCGGGCTGGTCTGCGCGCTGGCCTTCCCCGAGCGGGTCGCCAGGGCCGACGGCGGCTCCTGCCTGATGGCCTCGGGTACCCGGGCCGAACTGGCGGACGGCTCCGCGCTGCGCGGGGCGCCGTGGATCGCCGTCGCCGTCGCCGACCGTCCCGTGGGGACCGGGCACGCGCGCGTGCGGCTCGGCGCGGCGCTCGACGAGGAGACGGCCAGGACGGCGGCGGCCCCCTTGTACGCCGAGGAGCGGGAGGTGCGGTGGCGCGGCGGCGACGTCGTCGCCAGGCGGGTGCGGCGGCTCGGCGCCATCGAGCTGTCCGTGCGGCCCCTGACCGACCCCGATCCCGCGCTGGTGCGCGCGGCGCTGCTGGACGGGCTGCGCGGCGAGGGGCTCGGGCTGCTGCGCTGGACGCCCGACGGCCTGGCGCTGCGCCGGCGGCTGGCGTTCCTGCGTCTGCATCTGGGCGAGCCGTGGCCGGACGTCGCGGACGACGCGCTGCACGCGCGCGTGGACGACTGGCTGGAGCCCGAACTGAGCCGGGCGCGACGGCGCGGCGACCTGGGCGCGATCGACGCGGGGCGGGCGCTGGTCAGGCTGCTGCCCTGGGCGTCCGGGCAGGCGGCGCGGCTGGACGAGCTGGCGCCCGAGCGGATCACCGTCCCCAGCGGGTCGGGGATCAGGGTCGACTACGGGAATCCGGAACAGCCGGTGCTCGCGGTGAAGGTGCAGGAGATGTTCGGGTTGCAGGAGTCGCCGCGGGTGGCCGGGGTGCCGCTGCTCGTCCATCTCCTCTCCCCCGCCGGGCGTCCGGCCGCCGTCACCGCCGATCTGGCGTCCTTCTGGAGGGACGGCTACCGGGGTGTGCGGGCGGAGCTGCGCGGCCGGTACCCGAAGCACCCGTGGCCCGAGGACCCGGCGACGGCCGAGCCGACCCGGCACACCAACGCCCGTCTCAGGCGGTGA
- a CDS encoding DUF3068 domain-containing protein, whose protein sequence is MRRTSGLVLLALAVLCTALSPLLRFYAFPRLAKIPANQYQDMVLEAKDATLLDYGTMRAKKVPKVTVVQTLKGDVAAARRIERTAGRDVVVWDSLSYVQGPDGAMVSKIPERYIFDAHSQEPVHATGEMVDGDPVTREGIEFKWPFLTEKRDYEYFDAQTRTSAPIHYRGTRDFRGLKVYYFEQTVPWTKVSFPKVMPVKGITAASVAATGTTRWYTTVRRFWVEPVTGAPVYGEEIHREELRGGTLLGGRDKVTAFAGHVKMREDYIEHTVALVQSNRTLVLLLTAYLPWGFLALGALLFALALLTEARGRRPAGPEPAQDSEPEPVTA, encoded by the coding sequence ATGCGCCGCACGTCCGGCCTGGTCCTGCTCGCCCTCGCGGTGCTCTGCACCGCGCTCAGCCCGCTGCTGCGCTTCTATGCCTTCCCGCGCCTCGCGAAGATCCCCGCGAACCAGTACCAGGACATGGTCCTCGAGGCCAAGGACGCCACCCTCCTCGACTACGGCACCATGCGCGCGAAGAAGGTCCCGAAGGTCACCGTCGTGCAGACCCTCAAGGGCGACGTGGCGGCCGCCCGGCGGATCGAGCGGACGGCGGGCCGCGACGTCGTCGTCTGGGACTCGCTCTCCTACGTCCAGGGCCCCGACGGCGCGATGGTCTCCAAGATCCCCGAGCGGTACATCTTCGACGCCCACTCCCAGGAACCCGTCCACGCCACCGGCGAGATGGTCGACGGCGACCCCGTCACCCGCGAGGGCATCGAGTTCAAGTGGCCCTTCCTGACCGAGAAGCGCGACTACGAGTACTTCGACGCCCAGACCCGCACCAGCGCCCCCATCCACTACCGGGGCACCCGGGACTTCCGCGGCCTGAAGGTCTACTACTTCGAACAGACCGTCCCCTGGACCAAGGTGTCCTTCCCCAAGGTGATGCCGGTCAAGGGCATCACCGCCGCGTCGGTCGCCGCGACCGGGACCACCCGCTGGTACACCACCGTCCGCAGGTTCTGGGTCGAACCGGTCACCGGCGCCCCCGTCTACGGCGAGGAGATCCACCGGGAGGAACTGCGCGGCGGGACCCTGCTGGGCGGCCGGGACAAGGTGACGGCGTTCGCCGGGCACGTCAAGATGCGCGAGGACTACATCGAGCACACCGTCGCGCTCGTCCAGTCCAACCGCACCCTCGTGCTGCTGCTCACCGCGTACCTGCCGTGGGGCTTCCTCGCCCTCGGCGCGCTGCTGTTCGCCCTCGCCCTCCTCACCGAGGCCCGCGGGCGCCGGCCCGCCGGACCCGAACCCGCCCAGGACAGCGAGCCCGAACCGGTCACCGCCTGA
- a CDS encoding SPW_0924 family protein, with protein sequence MRALIAAATGLALAFALVLALTAMGSPTGSTSPKPLLTTVPAHP encoded by the coding sequence ATGCGCGCCCTGATCGCCGCCGCGACCGGACTCGCCCTCGCGTTCGCGCTGGTCCTCGCCCTCACGGCGATGGGGTCGCCGACCGGGAGCACGTCCCCGAAGCCGCTGCTCACGACCGTCCCCGCGCACCCCTGA
- a CDS encoding lytic transglycosylase domain-containing protein: MAPHIGRRLRKGAATTAVAAAAVAALSASQAPGVAVGEQNRAGAADAHSASEATGSDQGGATGNSPYYTDLPPLNSPNPAPSASAGAGTPLAQGAAEAGIPATVLDAYKKAEAELAASKPGCNLPWQLLAAIGKVESGHARGGQVDANGRTTSAILGPQLDGNGFALIKDTDNGEYDGNSSYDQAVGPMQFIPSTWAWAGRDGNGDGLKDPNNVYDAALAAGHYLCRNDWDLSAQGDLDRAILSYNNSREYLTTVLSWLEYYRKGTHEIPDGTGGVPSGRSDDGRTGSTAPSIPSLPSTPSRPSTPPTTTPPPTAPPTTPPTTPPPTTPPTTPPPTPTDTVDHLADGGTAKLTARAGEAFTKKISTKAETKAGKAVGKVRIRFTVVGDSDTVFTGGESVATVTTDASGTAVAPTLQAGEKTGEVVIRATVVGRSVTGLDYRATVTERVADAVVRTDDTALTCVPGGEFADRVEVRATYKGAAAEKVGATATLVTSADDATANTEGPFFKDAEGNPVRTLTGLVTDAKGVLRLPELYADDTEGTFLLKITTAGGATLTVELTVAAADSPASPSPSASPSA; encoded by the coding sequence ATGGCGCCGCACATCGGCAGGAGGCTGCGCAAGGGGGCGGCGACGACCGCCGTGGCCGCGGCGGCGGTCGCCGCCCTGTCCGCGTCCCAGGCACCGGGCGTCGCGGTCGGCGAGCAGAACAGAGCCGGCGCCGCCGACGCGCACTCCGCGTCGGAGGCCACCGGGTCGGACCAGGGCGGCGCGACCGGCAACTCGCCCTACTACACCGACCTTCCGCCGCTGAACAGCCCCAACCCCGCGCCGAGCGCGAGTGCGGGCGCCGGTACGCCCCTCGCGCAGGGCGCCGCCGAGGCGGGTATCCCGGCGACCGTTCTCGACGCGTACAAGAAGGCCGAGGCGGAACTCGCCGCGTCCAAGCCGGGCTGCAACCTGCCGTGGCAGCTCCTGGCCGCGATCGGCAAGGTGGAGTCGGGTCACGCGCGCGGCGGCCAGGTCGACGCGAACGGCAGGACGACCTCCGCGATCCTCGGTCCGCAGCTCGACGGCAACGGCTTCGCGCTGATCAAGGACACCGACAACGGCGAGTACGACGGCAACAGCAGCTACGACCAGGCCGTCGGGCCGATGCAGTTCATCCCGTCGACGTGGGCGTGGGCGGGCCGCGACGGCAACGGCGACGGTCTGAAGGACCCCAACAACGTCTACGACGCCGCTCTCGCCGCCGGTCACTACCTGTGCCGCAACGACTGGGACCTGTCCGCCCAGGGCGATCTGGACCGCGCGATCCTCAGCTACAACAACTCGCGGGAGTATCTGACCACCGTCCTGTCGTGGCTGGAGTACTACCGCAAGGGCACCCACGAGATCCCGGACGGCACCGGTGGCGTCCCGTCGGGCCGCAGCGACGACGGCAGGACCGGGTCGACGGCGCCGAGCATCCCGTCCCTGCCGAGCACCCCGAGCCGGCCCAGCACCCCGCCCACGACCACTCCGCCCCCGACCGCCCCGCCGACCACCCCACCGACCACTCCGCCCCCCACGACTCCGCCGACCACCCCGCCGCCCACGCCCACGGACACCGTGGACCACCTGGCGGACGGCGGGACGGCGAAGCTCACCGCGCGGGCGGGCGAGGCGTTCACCAAGAAGATCAGCACCAAGGCGGAGACGAAGGCGGGCAAGGCCGTCGGGAAGGTCCGGATCCGCTTCACGGTCGTCGGCGACAGCGACACCGTCTTCACCGGCGGCGAGTCCGTCGCCACGGTGACCACCGACGCCTCGGGCACGGCCGTCGCGCCGACGCTCCAGGCGGGGGAGAAGACCGGCGAGGTCGTCATCAGGGCCACCGTGGTGGGCCGTTCGGTCACCGGGCTCGACTACCGGGCGACCGTCACCGAGCGGGTCGCCGACGCCGTCGTCCGCACCGACGACACCGCGCTGACCTGCGTGCCGGGCGGGGAGTTCGCCGACCGGGTCGAGGTGCGGGCCACCTACAAGGGCGCCGCCGCGGAGAAGGTCGGCGCCACCGCCACCCTCGTCACCTCCGCCGACGACGCCACCGCGAACACCGAGGGCCCCTTCTTCAAGGACGCCGAAGGCAACCCCGTGCGCACCCTGACCGGCCTGGTGACCGACGCCAAGGGCGTGCTGCGGCTGCCCGAGCTGTACGCCGACGACACCGAGGGCACCTTCCTGCTCAAGATCACCACCGCGGGCGGCGCCACGCTCACCGTCGAACTGACGGTCGCCGCCGCCGACTCCCCGGCCTCCCCGAGCCCCTCGGCGAGCCCGTCCGCGTGA
- a CDS encoding DUF4184 family protein: protein MPFTLSHAAAVLPAVRADGSGRGPLVPALLVAGSFAPDLTYYAAGAVPGAMEFGTLTHSLPGVLTVDVLFSWTLVCGWLLLREPLVALLPTAWQGRPAALLRCGTPRTRPHPALIARWYASAVLGSLTHIGWDAFTHHGRWGTRLIPALGDTVAGAPLYWYVQYGSSAVAAAVIAVFLTRSLRRVPLPDGPTGVPRLSRRDRGRAAALIAGCAAVAALVRATTWWSARGGTARPWELIPTLCFGAGAGLTTGALLYATTVRLRRRESATTDETGTESRTEAGVS from the coding sequence TTGCCGTTCACCCTCAGCCACGCTGCCGCCGTCCTGCCCGCCGTGCGCGCCGACGGATCAGGCCGGGGACCACTCGTCCCCGCCCTCCTGGTCGCCGGCTCCTTCGCACCCGACCTCACCTACTACGCGGCCGGCGCCGTACCCGGGGCGATGGAGTTCGGCACGCTCACCCACTCCCTCCCCGGAGTCCTCACGGTCGACGTGCTGTTCTCCTGGACGCTGGTCTGCGGATGGCTGCTGCTGCGCGAGCCACTGGTGGCGCTGCTGCCCACGGCCTGGCAGGGGCGCCCGGCGGCGCTGCTGCGCTGCGGCACGCCGCGGACCCGCCCCCACCCGGCCCTGATCGCCCGCTGGTACGCCTCCGCCGTCCTCGGCTCCCTCACCCACATCGGCTGGGACGCCTTCACCCACCACGGCCGCTGGGGAACCCGGCTGATCCCGGCCCTGGGCGACACGGTCGCCGGGGCACCGCTGTACTGGTACGTCCAGTACGGAAGCTCGGCGGTGGCCGCGGCGGTCATCGCGGTCTTCCTGACCCGGTCACTGCGCCGCGTCCCGCTCCCCGACGGCCCGACCGGCGTCCCCCGCCTCTCCCGCCGCGACCGCGGCCGGGCGGCGGCCCTGATCGCCGGGTGCGCCGCCGTCGCGGCGCTGGTCCGGGCGACGACCTGGTGGTCGGCCCGGGGCGGGACGGCCAGACCCTGGGAACTGATCCCGACCCTCTGCTTCGGAGCGGGCGCGGGCCTCACGACGGGAGCGCTGCTGTACGCGACGACGGTACGGCTGCGCCGCCGCGAGAGCGCCACGACGGACGAAACGGGAACGGAATCGAGGACGGAGGCGGGAGTGAGCTGA
- the polA gene encoding DNA polymerase I, whose amino-acid sequence MAETAAKKTDKSPGGKRPRLMLMDGHSLAYRAFFALPAENFTTATGQPTNAIYGFASMLANTLRDEEPTHFAVAFDVSRKTWRSEEFTEYKANRSKTPDEFKGQVELIGEVLDAMSVSRFAVDGFEADDVIATLATQAEAEGFEVLIVTGDRDSFQLVSEHTTVLYPTKGVSELTRFTPEKVVEKYGLTPAQYPDFAALRGDPSDNLPGIPGVGEKTAAKWINQFGSFAELVERVDEVKGKAGQNLREHLEAVKLNRRLTEMVRTVELPKAVTDLERQPYDRKTLALILDTLEIRNPSLRERLLAVDPGAEEAEGAPAAAPGVAVDGTVIGAGELAGWLDAHTGPEAGALGVATVDTWALGAGSVAEVALAAAGGPAAWFDPAELDEADERAFAGWLADAARPKVFHNVKGAMRVFAEHGWSVEGVWMDTALAAYLVKPGRRSFDLDALSLEYLGRELAPAAAADGQLAFGADDGAEADSLMVQARAVLDLGEAFGVRLQEVGAADLLRDMELPTSVLLSRLERHGIAADRAHLEAMEQMFAGAVQQAVKEAHAAAGHEFNLGSPKQLQEVLFGELGLPKTKKTKTGYTTDADALAWLAAQTENELPVIMLRHREQAKLRVTVEGLIKSIAADGRIHTTFNQTVAATGRLSSTDPNLQNIPVRTDEGRAIRRGFVVGEGYESLMTADYSQIELRVMAHLSEDEGLIEAFTSGEDLHNTVAAQVFGVEKTAVDAEMRRKIKAMSYGLAYGLSAFGLSQQLNIEAGEARALMDTYFERFGGVRDYLRRAVDEARATGYTATLFGRRRYLPDLNSDNRQRREAAERMALNAPIQGTAADIVKIAMLNVDKALREAKLTSRMLLQVHDEIVLEIAPGERAATEKIVRHEMANAVHLRAPLDVSVGVGNDWESAAH is encoded by the coding sequence GTGGCAGAGACAGCAGCGAAGAAGACCGACAAGTCCCCCGGCGGCAAGCGGCCCCGCCTGATGCTCATGGACGGGCACTCGCTGGCCTATCGCGCGTTCTTCGCGCTGCCCGCGGAGAATTTCACGACCGCGACGGGCCAGCCGACGAACGCGATCTACGGCTTCGCCTCGATGCTGGCCAACACCCTCCGTGACGAGGAGCCCACGCACTTCGCGGTGGCCTTCGACGTCTCGCGCAAGACGTGGCGTTCCGAGGAGTTCACGGAGTACAAGGCGAACCGCTCCAAGACGCCGGACGAGTTCAAGGGCCAGGTCGAGCTGATCGGTGAGGTGCTCGACGCGATGAGCGTCTCGCGGTTCGCGGTCGACGGCTTCGAGGCGGACGACGTCATCGCGACCCTCGCCACGCAGGCGGAGGCCGAGGGTTTCGAGGTGCTGATCGTCACCGGTGACCGGGACTCCTTCCAGCTGGTCAGTGAGCACACGACGGTCCTGTATCCGACGAAGGGTGTCTCCGAGCTGACCCGGTTCACCCCGGAGAAGGTCGTCGAGAAGTACGGTCTGACGCCCGCGCAGTACCCGGACTTCGCCGCGCTGCGCGGTGACCCGTCCGACAACCTGCCCGGCATTCCCGGGGTGGGCGAGAAGACAGCCGCGAAGTGGATCAACCAGTTCGGTTCGTTCGCGGAGCTGGTGGAGCGTGTCGACGAGGTGAAGGGCAAGGCCGGGCAGAACCTGCGTGAGCACCTGGAGGCCGTCAAGCTCAACCGGCGGCTCACCGAGATGGTGCGCACGGTCGAGCTGCCCAAGGCGGTCACGGACCTGGAGCGGCAGCCCTACGACCGCAAGACGCTGGCTCTGATCCTGGACACCCTGGAGATCAGGAACCCGTCGCTGCGGGAGCGGCTCCTCGCCGTCGACCCTGGCGCGGAGGAGGCCGAGGGCGCACCGGCCGCCGCGCCGGGTGTGGCGGTGGACGGCACGGTGATCGGCGCGGGTGAGCTGGCCGGCTGGCTCGACGCGCACACCGGGCCTGAGGCGGGCGCGCTGGGGGTCGCGACCGTCGACACCTGGGCTCTGGGTGCCGGGTCGGTCGCCGAGGTCGCGCTGGCCGCGGCGGGCGGTCCCGCCGCCTGGTTCGACCCCGCCGAGCTGGACGAGGCCGACGAGCGGGCGTTCGCCGGCTGGCTCGCCGACGCGGCGCGGCCGAAGGTCTTCCACAACGTGAAGGGGGCGATGCGGGTCTTCGCCGAGCACGGGTGGAGCGTCGAGGGCGTCTGGATGGACACCGCGCTCGCCGCGTACCTGGTCAAGCCCGGCCGCCGCTCCTTCGACCTGGACGCGCTGTCCCTGGAGTACCTGGGCCGTGAGCTGGCGCCGGCGGCCGCGGCCGACGGGCAGCTCGCCTTCGGCGCGGACGACGGCGCCGAGGCCGACTCCCTGATGGTCCAGGCGCGTGCGGTCCTCGACCTGGGGGAGGCGTTCGGGGTCCGCCTCCAGGAGGTCGGCGCGGCGGATCTGCTGCGCGACATGGAGCTGCCGACGTCCGTCCTCCTCTCGCGTCTGGAGCGGCACGGCATCGCGGCCGACCGCGCCCACCTGGAGGCGATGGAGCAGATGTTCGCCGGGGCCGTGCAGCAGGCCGTGAAGGAGGCGCACGCGGCGGCCGGGCACGAGTTCAACCTCGGCTCGCCCAAGCAGCTCCAGGAGGTCCTCTTCGGGGAGCTGGGGCTGCCGAAGACGAAGAAGACGAAGACCGGCTACACCACGGACGCCGACGCGCTGGCCTGGCTGGCCGCGCAGACGGAGAACGAACTCCCGGTCATCATGCTGCGCCACCGTGAGCAGGCGAAGCTCCGGGTCACGGTCGAGGGCCTGATCAAGTCGATCGCGGCGGACGGCCGCATCCACACCACGTTCAACCAGACGGTGGCGGCGACCGGCCGGCTCTCCTCCACGGACCCGAACCTCCAGAACATCCCGGTCCGCACCGACGAGGGCCGGGCGATCCGCCGGGGCTTCGTGGTGGGCGAGGGCTACGAGTCCCTGATGACCGCCGACTACAGCCAGATCGAGCTGCGGGTGATGGCCCACCTCTCCGAGGACGAGGGCCTGATCGAGGCGTTCACCTCCGGTGAGGACCTCCACAACACGGTCGCCGCGCAGGTGTTCGGGGTGGAGAAGACGGCGGTGGACGCGGAGATGCGCCGCAAGATCAAGGCCATGTCGTACGGGCTCGCCTACGGCCTGTCCGCGTTCGGCCTCTCCCAGCAGCTGAACATCGAGGCCGGTGAGGCGCGGGCGCTGATGGACACGTACTTCGAGCGGTTCGGCGGGGTGCGGGACTATCTGCGGCGGGCCGTGGACGAGGCGCGGGCGACGGGGTACACGGCGACCCTCTTCGGCCGCCGCCGCTACCTGCCCGACCTCAACAGCGACAACCGCCAGCGCCGTGAGGCCGCCGAGCGGATGGCCCTCAACGCGCCGATCCAGGGCACGGCCGCGGACATCGTCAAGATCGCGATGCTCAACGTCGACAAGGCGCTCCGCGAGGCGAAGCTGACGTCGCGGATGCTGCTCCAGGTCCACGACGAAATCGTCCTGGAGATCGCCCCCGGCGAGCGGGCGGCCACGGAGAAGATCGTCCGCCACGAAATGGCGAACGCGGTCCACCTGCGGGCCCCGCTGGACGTGTCGGTGGGGGTGGGGAACGACTGGGAGTCGGCCGCGCACTAG